The Mesorhizobium opportunistum WSM2075 DNA window GCGGCCGAACGCATCATGGCGCGCGGGTCGATACGGTGGCCATACGCATCGGCCTTGAAGCGCCTGATCCGCACCATGTCGACCGGCAGACGCAGCCCGGCGATCGCCTTCCTGGCGTCGGCGATCTCGGCGGCGTTCATCTGGGCGAAATCCTTGCCCCGCAAAACCTCGTTGCCGGAAAAAGTGAAGCGGGCATCGACCTCGATCTCGGGGATTTCCTGCGGCGGCTGATTCTTCTGGTGGCCTTCGAACATCGCCTGGCTGACGCGGTTCTCGGCCGCGCGCGGCTTCTGCTTCTCCCTGGCGTCGGGCGCCACCGGCGAAAACATCGCCAGCATCTTCTCGATCAACTCGCGCGATTTCCAGAACAGCCGGAAAGCTTCGTCGAAGATGGCGTGATCCTCGTGCCGCGAGACCAGCACGGCGTGCAGCGTCCAGTAGAAATCATCGCGCGAACCGATACCAGCGACGAGCACGGCCTCGATGGCGTCCTTGACCGAGGCTGGCCCGACGCGCATGCCGGCCTTGCGCAAGGTGCGGGCGAAATAGACGATGTTGTCGGCGATCCGGCCATCCGCTGTCGCCTCTTTCGGTTCGGGGCGCGGCATCGCCTACTCCGCCGCCGAAAGCTCGGCCTTCACCTCGTTGAGGATGCGCCGGCCTTCACCCTGTTCGATGCGGGCTATGTCGTCCTGGTATTTCAACAGCACGCCGATCGTGTCGGATACCGTCTCCGGATCGAGCGCGACCTTGTCGAGTTCGGTCAGCGCACCGGCCCAGTCGATGGTTTCGGCAACGCCAGGCACCTTGAACAGCTCGATCTGGCGCAGTTTCTGGATGAAGGAGACCACCTCGGCCGAGAGCCGCTGGTTGGCCTGCGGCACCTTGCGGTGCACGATCTCAAGCTCACGCTCGGCATTGGGATAGTCGACCCAGTGATAGAGGCAGCGCCGCTTCAGCGCGTCGTGGATCTCGCGGGTGCGGTTGGTGGTGATGATGACGATCGGCGGCTCTTCCGCCTTGATGGTGCCGAGTTCTGGCACCGTCACCTGGAAGTCGGAGAGGATTTCGAGCAGGAAGGCCTCGAAGGCTTCGTCGGTGCGGTCGAGCTCGTCAATCAGGAAGACCGGGGACGCACCCGCCTTGCCGGTCAGCGCGTCGAGCACCGGGCGGCGGATCAGGTATTTTTCCGAGAACACGTTGCGTTCCATGGCGGAGCGATCGACCTTGCCAGCCGCCTCCTCCATGCGGATCTCGATCATCTGCGCGGCGTAGTTCCACTCGTAGACCGCCGAGGAGACATCGAGCCCCTCATAGCACTGCAGGCGGATCAGCCGGCGGCCAAGCGCCTGCGCCAACACCTTGGCGATCTCGGTCTTGCCGACGCCGGCCTCGCCCTCGAGGAACAATGGCCGTTTCATGCGCAGCGACAGGAAAAGCACGGTCGCCAGCGACCGGTCCGCTACATAGTCCGCGCCAGTCAGGAGATCGAGTGTTTCATCGATCGTCCGCGGCACGGCTCGCGGTTTCAGCTCGTTCATTCTTTCTCCGTGAACGCCGCTGCTCCGCTTTCCAGAACGTGGTAGCCGCGGGCGTGGTAGATCAGCGGCCGCAAATTATCGCCCATGCGCAGGCCTGTCACCTTGCCAAAAAGCACACGATGGGTGGCAAGGTCCTTGGTGTCGATCAACTCACAGTCGAAAACGGCGAGCGCGCCCTTCAAGGTCGGCGCGCCGGTGGAAATCACGTCCCATTCGCCGAGCGCGAAACGCTCCTCGACCGGCAGGCCGGTGATGCCTGAAAACCCGACCGACAGCGGCTCCTGGTGCGAAGCCAGTGTGTTTAGGGCAAATCGGCCGTTCTTCACGAACGGCTCATTCTTGGGATTCTCACGGTTGAGGCAGACCAGAATGGTCGGCGGCGTGTCCGACACCGAGCAGGCCGCGATCACCGTCGCGCCGCGTTTGCCGGCTGGCCCGTCGGTGGTAACCACATGGACGTGACCGGCAAAATGGCTCATCGCGTCGCGATAGGCCTGAGGTCCAATGTCATTCTTCTTCAGCACCAGAATTTTCCACAGCCAGAAACCTCACCGCTATATATGGCTAGACATGACATGCCACAAGCGAAGTGCTTGGCCCATATCGCCAAATTCGCGTGTTGCACCAAGGCCGGGCAGCCTTTAGGTCTTGGCGGGAGCTGGTGCCTGCGCGATGTCGCGGGCTTGGAGGAACACTTCGGCAGGATGCGATCCCGGGCAACGATATCCGCCGCGCTGGCCTGGCTGCTGCTGGCCGGCGCCGCCAACGCCCAGACGCTCACGATCGGCGTTGCCGCGCCTCTGTCGGGACCATCGGCCATTCTTGGCAAGCAGGTCGAGGCCGGTGCCGGGCTCGCGGCGGAAGCAAACGGTGTCGAACTCAAGACCGTGGATGACGCCTGTACCGCCGATGGCGGGGCAGCCGCGGCCAGGGACTTCGTGGCAGCCAAAGTCAATATCGTCGTCGGCTTCCTCTGCACAGACGCGATCGAGGCGGCGATGCCGATCCTGAGGGACGCCAACATCGCGGTCATCACCGTTGGCGTGCGAACCGAAAGCTTGACCGACCGCCGCGCCAAGACCGGATGGCCGGTCTATCGCCTGGGGCCGCGTGGCGACGATGAGCGCAACGCCGTTGCCTCCACCCTCACCCACCTGTGGCAGAACGAGCTGTTCGCCATCATCGACGACGGTACCATCTATGGCCGCGAGATGGCCGAGACGTTTCGCGCCGCAGCGGAGCAAGCGGCGCTGAAACCCGTCTTCGTCGACACGTTCCGGCCGCAGCTCGACAACCAGATCGGCCTCATCGGCCGGCTGAAGAAGGCCGGCGCCACGCACGTTTTTGCCGGCGGCGATGGCGACGACATCGCCATCATGGGCCGCGATGCTGCACAGCTCCAGGCGGGCATCGTCTTTGCCGGCGGTGAAAACCTGCGCACGCCGCCCGGCGACGTGCCCTATGCGACGGGCACGCTGATGATCGCGCCGCCCGAATGGGCCGATGTCGCCGATCCCAAGGTGCTGGAAAGCTTCGCCGCGCAAAAGATCGTGCCGGACGGCTACACGGTGCCGGCCTATGCGGCGATCGAAATCGCCAAGTCGGCGGCGGCATTGTCCTCGGGCATGCCGCTGACCGAGGTGCTGACCGGGCATGATTTCACCACGGCGATCGGGCCGATCCGCTTCGACGCCAAGGGCGACCTCAGCCAGAGCCCCTATCGCGTGTTCCGCTTCGACGGCACGCGCTTCGTGCCCCTGGAAGGCAACTGATGTTGGAAGGCAACTGATGTTCCGCACCGGCCCGCGCAACCTGATCACCGATGTCGCCGGCCTGCGCGTCGGCAATGCGACCGACGCCTTGTTGAAGTCCGGGGTGACGACCGTCCTTTGCGACGAGCCGGCGATCGCCGGCGTGCAAATCCTGGGCGGCGCGCCGGGTACCCGCGAGACGGACTTGCTCGAACCGCACAATTCGGTCGAGGCGGTGCATGCCGTGGTGCTGTCGGGCGGTTCGGCTTTCGGCCTCGACGCGGCGTCCGGCGTGCAGGCGGCATTGCGCGAGCGCGGTATCGGCTTCGAGGTGGGCGGCTTTCGCGTCCCGATCGTGCCGGCGGCGATCCTGTTCGACCTGCGCAATGGCGGCGACAAGGACTGGGGCCGTTATCCGCCCTACCGCGACCTCGGCTATGAGGCAGCGCAAACCGCGGCAATGGATTTCCAGCTCGGTACGGCCGGCGCCGGCACCGGCGCGCTGACCGCGGGGCTGAAGGGCGGCCTGGGTTCGGCCTCGACGCTGTTGGACAATGGCGTCACCATCGGTGCGCTGGCTGCCGTCAACCCGACCGGCTCGGTGACTGTTGGCCGCACGCGCTATTTCTGGGCGGCACCTTTCGAAATCGACGACGAATTCGGCGGGCTCGGCTATCCCTCGCCAATGCCGGACGATGCAAAGAGGATCTTGCTGAAATACCGCGACCAGCATGCCGGGAGGCAGATGGAGACCGGCGGCAACACGACCATCGCCGTCATCGCCACCGACGCGGTTCTGACCAAGGCTGCTGCAAAGCGCCTGGCGATATCGGCGCATGACGGCTTCGTGCGCGCCATCTGGCCGACGCACACGCCAGCCGATGGCGACCTGGTGTTCGCGCTGGCGACCGGCAAGAGCGGCATCCGGCTCGAAGCCGACGCGGCAATCGACCTCTATGCCGCGGCCGGCGCCACCATGGCGCGCGCCATCAGCCGCGGCGTGTTCGCCGCAACACCCGCCGAAAACGAT harbors:
- a CDS encoding AAA family ATPase — translated: MNELKPRAVPRTIDETLDLLTGADYVADRSLATVLFLSLRMKRPLFLEGEAGVGKTEIAKVLAQALGRRLIRLQCYEGLDVSSAVYEWNYAAQMIEIRMEEAAGKVDRSAMERNVFSEKYLIRRPVLDALTGKAGASPVFLIDELDRTDEAFEAFLLEILSDFQVTVPELGTIKAEEPPIVIITTNRTREIHDALKRRCLYHWVDYPNAERELEIVHRKVPQANQRLSAEVVSFIQKLRQIELFKVPGVAETIDWAGALTELDKVALDPETVSDTIGVLLKYQDDIARIEQGEGRRILNEVKAELSAAE
- a CDS encoding flavin reductase encodes the protein MLKKNDIGPQAYRDAMSHFAGHVHVVTTDGPAGKRGATVIAACSVSDTPPTILVCLNRENPKNEPFVKNGRFALNTLASHQEPLSVGFSGITGLPVEERFALGEWDVISTGAPTLKGALAVFDCELIDTKDLATHRVLFGKVTGLRMGDNLRPLIYHARGYHVLESGAAAFTEKE
- a CDS encoding branched-chain amino acid ABC transporter substrate-binding protein, translated to MRSRATISAALAWLLLAGAANAQTLTIGVAAPLSGPSAILGKQVEAGAGLAAEANGVELKTVDDACTADGGAAAARDFVAAKVNIVVGFLCTDAIEAAMPILRDANIAVITVGVRTESLTDRRAKTGWPVYRLGPRGDDERNAVASTLTHLWQNELFAIIDDGTIYGREMAETFRAAAEQAALKPVFVDTFRPQLDNQIGLIGRLKKAGATHVFAGGDGDDIAIMGRDAAQLQAGIVFAGGENLRTPPGDVPYATGTLMIAPPEWADVADPKVLESFAAQKIVPDGYTVPAYAAIEIAKSAAALSSGMPLTEVLTGHDFTTAIGPIRFDAKGDLSQSPYRVFRFDGTRFVPLEGN
- a CDS encoding P1 family peptidase — protein: MFRTGPRNLITDVAGLRVGNATDALLKSGVTTVLCDEPAIAGVQILGGAPGTRETDLLEPHNSVEAVHAVVLSGGSAFGLDAASGVQAALRERGIGFEVGGFRVPIVPAAILFDLRNGGDKDWGRYPPYRDLGYEAAQTAAMDFQLGTAGAGTGALTAGLKGGLGSASTLLDNGVTIGALAAVNPTGSVTVGRTRYFWAAPFEIDDEFGGLGYPSPMPDDAKRILLKYRDQHAGRQMETGGNTTIAVIATDAVLTKAAAKRLAISAHDGFVRAIWPTHTPADGDLVFALATGKSGIRLEADAAIDLYAAAGATMARAISRGVFAATPAENDLFPAWSSRPG